The genomic interval GATGACGGCGGCGCGGAGGACGGTGAGGTCGTAGTCGCCGTCCGCGAGCAGGTGTTCGACCTCGCGCCGGGAGCGGAGGTGGTCGGAGAGGTCGTCGCGGTCGCCGCCGAGGCCGCCGAGGTAGACGGCGCGCTCGACGCCCGCGTCGCTCGCGGCGGCCGCGAAGTTCCGAGCGCACCGCCGGTCGCGCTCCTCGAAGTCGCCGCCCGACCCCATCGAGTGCACGAGGTAGTAGGCGGCGTCCGCGCTCGGGAGCGAGAGGTCGTCGTCGAGCAGGTCGCCCGCGGCCACCTCGACGCCGTCGGGCGGGTCGTATCGGTCGGGGTCGCGAACCACCGCGACCACGTCGTGACCGGCGTCCGCGAGCGCGGGGACGAGGCGACCGCCGACGAACCCGGTCGCGCCGGTGACGAGCACGCGCATACCAGTAGATGGGCGGGAGACGCCATAGGTGTGGGGGAGCGGGAGGCCTATACGGCGCTCGCTCCTTCACGACCCATGGCGAAATCCACGTGCGACTGCTGTGGCGACCCCGTCGCCATCTCCGGGGGCGCGGGCGACTTCTGGGACTTCGGCGACCTGGAGAAGGCGTCCTCGGGCGGCCTGACGCTCGAACTCCGGGACGACACGGAGTTCTTCCTGTGTTTCGACTGCATCGAGGCGCTCCCCGAGAACCCGACCGCCGAGGACGTGGCGGACGTTCGGGAGAGTCGCACGACCTAAGGCGCTCCCCGCGCTCCACACCTGACGTGAACCCCGCCCGCATCCACGAGGAGTTCCCCGCGCCGAGCTATCGCGGCGCGCAGGAGCAGGCGCTCTCCGACGTGCGGGACGCGTTCGCGGACGGGAACGACGTGGTGCTGGTGCGCGCGCCCACCGGGAGCGGGAAGAGCCTGCTCGCCCGCGCCATCATGGGGTGCGCGCGGCAGGCGGGCGAGGCCGGCCCCGCGGAACCCGTGGGCGCGTACTACACGACGCCGCAGGTCAGCCAACTGGACGACGTGTCCTCGGACGACCTGCTCTCCGACTTCAAACTCATCCGCGGGAAGTCGAACTACACGTGCATCCTCCCGGACGAGCAGGACACGCCGGTCGACCGCGCGCCCTGCGCCCGCGAACGCGGCTACGACTGCGCGGTCAAACACCGCTGTCCGTACTTCTCCGACCGCGCCATCGCCTCTTCCCGCGAGTTCGCGGCGATGACGCTCGCGTACTTCATGCGCACCGCCGGGAGCGAGGTGTTCAGAGCCAGGGACGTCTGCGTCATCGACGAGGCGCA from Salarchaeum japonicum carries:
- a CDS encoding DUF7561 family protein; amino-acid sequence: MAKSTCDCCGDPVAISGGAGDFWDFGDLEKASSGGLTLELRDDTEFFLCFDCIEALPENPTAEDVADVRESRTT